A stretch of Pseudomonas sp. 7SR1 DNA encodes these proteins:
- a CDS encoding GlxA family transcriptional regulator, protein MTSSNSGAQPQNRAPQSIGFLLLDNFTLISLASAVEPLRMANQLSGRELYRWTTLTVDGGQVWASDGLQITPDASMHKAPPLDTVIVCGGIGIQRTVTREHVSWLQGQARQSRRLGAVCTGSWALACAGLLDGFDCSVHWECLAAMQEAFPRVSMSTRLFTLDRNRFTSSGGTAPLDMMLHLISRDHGRELSAAISEMFVYERIRNEQDHQRVPLKHMLGTNQPKLQEIVALMEANLEEPIDLDELAVYVSVSRRQLERLFQKYLHCSPSRYYLKLRLIRARQLLKQTPMSIIEVASVCGFVSTPHFSKCYREYFGIPPRDERVGSNTTQQVAMVPLPQAMVLSPLSGPLSALSQARNESTFASVRL, encoded by the coding sequence ATGACGTCGTCCAACTCCGGGGCCCAACCCCAGAACCGTGCGCCTCAATCCATCGGCTTTTTGCTGCTGGACAATTTCACGCTGATTTCCCTGGCGTCCGCGGTGGAACCGCTACGCATGGCCAACCAGTTATCCGGCCGCGAGCTGTATCGCTGGACCACTCTCACCGTCGACGGCGGGCAGGTCTGGGCCAGTGACGGTCTGCAGATCACCCCGGACGCCTCCATGCACAAAGCCCCGCCGCTGGACACCGTGATTGTCTGCGGCGGCATCGGGATCCAGCGCACCGTGACCCGCGAGCATGTGTCCTGGTTGCAAGGCCAGGCCCGTCAGTCCCGCCGCCTCGGCGCGGTCTGTACCGGCAGTTGGGCCTTGGCCTGCGCCGGCCTGCTGGACGGTTTCGATTGCAGCGTGCACTGGGAATGCCTGGCAGCGATGCAGGAAGCCTTTCCACGGGTGTCGATGAGCACCCGCCTGTTCACCCTCGACCGCAACCGCTTCACCAGTTCCGGCGGCACCGCGCCGCTGGACATGATGCTGCACCTGATCAGTCGCGATCATGGTCGCGAACTGTCGGCGGCGATTTCCGAGATGTTCGTCTACGAGCGCATTCGCAACGAGCAGGATCACCAACGCGTGCCGCTCAAGCACATGCTCGGCACCAACCAGCCGAAGTTGCAGGAAATCGTCGCGCTGATGGAGGCCAATCTCGAAGAGCCGATCGACCTGGACGAGCTGGCGGTCTATGTCTCCGTGTCCCGGCGTCAGCTGGAGCGGTTGTTCCAGAAATACCTGCACTGCTCGCCGTCGCGCTATTACCTCAAGCTGCGGCTGATTCGTGCACGGCAACTGCTCAAGCAGACGCCGATGTCGATCATCGAAGTGGCGTCGGTGTGCGGTTTCGTCTCCACGCCGCACTTCTCCAAGTGCTACCGCGAATATTTCGGTATTCCGCCACGGGACGAGCGCGTAGGCTCCAACACCACGCAACAGGTCGCCATGGTACCGCTGCCGCAGGCCATGGTGCTGTCGCCATTGTCCGGCCCGCTGTCGGCGCTCAGCCAGGCGCGCAATGAGTCGACGTTTGCCAGTGTAAGGCTGTAG
- a CDS encoding choline ABC transporter substrate-binding protein, giving the protein MKGSKPLLLAAMLSLPLLANAAEPPQCSTVNFSDVGWTDITVTTATTSVILQALGYKTKTTMISVPVTYKSLADGKNMDVFLGNWMPTMENDIKAYREAGTVETVRTNLTGAKYTLAVPEALYERGLKDFKDIAKFKKELDGKIYGIEPGNDGNRLIQSMIDKNAFGLKDAGFKVVESSEAGMLSQVDRASKRGTDVVFLGWAPHPMNTRFKIQYLTGGDDFFGPDFGAATVATNTRKGYTEECSNVGQLLKNLEFTVDMESKLMGNVLDDKMKPEAAAKAWLQKNPQVLDTWLAGVTTIDGKPGLEAVKAKLAQ; this is encoded by the coding sequence ATGAAAGGTTCCAAGCCGTTGTTGTTGGCCGCCATGCTGAGTCTTCCATTGCTGGCCAACGCTGCTGAGCCACCACAGTGCAGCACCGTCAACTTCTCCGACGTCGGCTGGACCGACATCACCGTGACCACCGCCACCACCAGCGTGATTCTCCAGGCCCTGGGCTACAAGACCAAGACCACCATGATTTCCGTACCGGTGACCTACAAGTCCCTGGCCGACGGCAAGAACATGGACGTATTCCTCGGCAACTGGATGCCGACCATGGAGAACGACATCAAGGCCTACCGCGAAGCCGGCACCGTGGAAACCGTGCGGACCAACCTCACAGGCGCCAAGTACACCCTGGCGGTTCCCGAAGCCTTATATGAAAGAGGGCTCAAGGATTTCAAAGACATCGCCAAATTCAAGAAAGAGCTGGATGGCAAGATCTACGGCATCGAGCCGGGCAACGATGGCAACCGTCTGATCCAGAGCATGATCGACAAGAACGCCTTCGGCCTGAAGGACGCCGGCTTCAAGGTCGTCGAATCCAGCGAAGCCGGCATGCTGTCGCAGGTCGATCGTGCCTCCAAGCGCGGCACCGACGTGGTCTTCCTCGGCTGGGCACCGCACCCGATGAACACACGCTTCAAGATCCAGTACCTGACCGGTGGCGATGATTTCTTCGGTCCGGACTTCGGGGCCGCCACCGTGGCGACCAACACCCGCAAGGGATACACCGAGGAGTGCAGCAATGTCGGCCAACTGTTGAAGAACCTCGAGTTCACCGTCGACATGGAAAGCAAGCTGATGGGCAACGTGCTGGACGACAAGATGAAACCGGAAGCCGCCGCCAAGGCCTGGCTGCAGAAAAACCCTCAAGTACTCGATACCTGGCTCGCTGGCGTGACCACCATTGACGGTAAACCTGGCCTGGAAGCCGTGAAAGCCAAGCTGGCGCAGTAA
- a CDS encoding L-carnitine dehydrogenase, translated as MSFITNIKTFAALGSGVIGSGWVSRALAHGLDVVAWDPAPGAEAALRKRVANAWGALEKQGLAPGASQDRLRFVATIEECVRDADFIQESAPERLELKLELHGQISAAAKPNALIGSSTSGLLPSEFYEGATHPERCVVGHPFNPVYLLPLVEVVGGKDTAPEAVQAAMRVYESLGMRPLHVRKEVPGFIADRLLEALWREALHLVNDGVATTGEIDDAIRFGAGLRWSFMGTFLTYTLAGGDAGMRHFMAQFGPALQLPWTYLPAPELTDKLIDDVVDGTSEQLGNHSIPALERYRDDCLLAVLEAVKTTKAKHGMAFEE; from the coding sequence ATGAGCTTTATCACCAACATCAAGACCTTCGCCGCCCTGGGCAGCGGCGTGATCGGCAGCGGCTGGGTCAGCCGCGCCCTGGCCCATGGCCTGGACGTCGTGGCCTGGGATCCGGCGCCGGGCGCCGAGGCGGCCCTGCGCAAGCGCGTCGCGAATGCCTGGGGAGCGCTGGAAAAACAGGGCCTGGCACCCGGAGCCTCGCAGGATCGGCTGCGCTTTGTCGCGACCATCGAGGAATGCGTGCGCGACGCCGATTTCATCCAGGAAAGCGCCCCCGAGCGCCTGGAACTGAAGCTCGAACTGCACGGCCAGATCAGCGCCGCCGCCAAGCCGAATGCATTGATCGGTTCCAGCACTTCGGGGCTGTTGCCCAGCGAGTTCTACGAAGGTGCGACCCACCCGGAACGCTGCGTGGTCGGACACCCGTTCAACCCGGTCTACCTGTTGCCCCTGGTGGAGGTGGTGGGTGGCAAGGATACCGCTCCCGAGGCCGTCCAGGCCGCGATGCGCGTGTACGAATCCCTTGGCATGCGGCCGCTGCATGTCCGCAAGGAAGTACCTGGGTTCATCGCCGACCGCCTGCTCGAAGCGCTGTGGCGCGAGGCGCTGCACCTGGTCAACGACGGCGTGGCGACCACGGGCGAGATCGATGACGCGATCCGCTTTGGCGCCGGTTTGCGCTGGTCGTTCATGGGTACGTTCCTGACGTATACCCTGGCCGGCGGCGATGCCGGGATGCGCCACTTCATGGCCCAGTTCGGCCCGGCGCTGCAACTGCCCTGGACCTACCTGCCGGCCCCGGAACTCACCGACAAACTGATCGACGACGTGGTGGACGGGACGAGCGAGCAACTGGGCAACCACAGCATCCCGGCCCTGGAGCGCTATCGTGACGATTGCCTCCTGGCCGTACTGGAGGCGGTGAAGACCACCAAGGCCAAGCACGGCATGGCTTTCGAAGAGTAA
- a CDS encoding gamma-butyrobetaine dioxygenase: MNTAATVADFRRYPLVCAPVTARALDDQVQVTWADGRISPFHHQWLRDNCPCPRCVYTVTREQVLEIVDVPEDLEPATLRLDDQGCLCVDWQDGHQSRFDPGWLRAHAYDEQSRSERRANRPKSRLWRHDLQLPVFDYHAVMNEADALLQWLLAVRDVGLTQVRGVPTEPGSLKAVAQRIAFIRESNFGVLFNVQSKADADSNAYTAFNLPLHSDLPTRELQPGLQFLHCLVNDASGGESIFVDGFAIAEALRQEDPEAFDALCRIPVEFRNKDRHSDYRCLAPIIALDSQGQVAEIRMANFLRGPFDTSVEQMPRLYRAYRRFIALTREPAFRLVQRLEPGQLWCFDNRRTLHARNAFDPATGARHFQGCYVDRDELLSRILVLQR, encoded by the coding sequence ATGAACACCGCCGCCACTGTTGCCGACTTCCGTCGTTACCCTCTGGTGTGTGCGCCGGTCACGGCGAGAGCCCTGGACGACCAGGTGCAGGTCACCTGGGCCGACGGTCGCATCAGCCCGTTCCATCACCAATGGCTGCGGGACAACTGTCCCTGCCCACGGTGCGTCTATACCGTCACCCGTGAACAGGTACTGGAAATCGTCGATGTGCCTGAAGACCTGGAGCCCGCCACCCTGCGCCTCGATGACCAGGGCTGCCTGTGCGTGGATTGGCAGGACGGCCACCAGAGCCGTTTCGACCCGGGCTGGCTGCGCGCCCACGCCTATGATGAGCAGTCGCGCAGCGAAAGGCGGGCGAACAGGCCGAAAAGCCGACTGTGGCGGCACGACCTGCAACTGCCGGTATTCGATTACCACGCGGTGATGAACGAGGCCGATGCCCTGTTGCAGTGGTTGCTGGCAGTGCGTGACGTCGGCCTGACCCAGGTCCGTGGCGTGCCCACCGAACCCGGTTCGCTGAAGGCGGTCGCCCAGCGCATCGCCTTCATTCGCGAAAGCAACTTCGGCGTGCTGTTCAACGTGCAGTCCAAGGCCGATGCCGACAGCAACGCCTACACCGCTTTCAACCTGCCGCTGCACAGCGACTTGCCGACCCGGGAATTGCAGCCCGGCCTGCAGTTCCTGCATTGCCTGGTCAATGACGCCAGCGGCGGCGAGAGCATCTTCGTCGACGGCTTCGCCATTGCCGAGGCCCTGCGCCAGGAAGACCCCGAGGCCTTCGATGCCCTGTGCCGGATTCCGGTGGAGTTTCGCAACAAGGACCGTCACAGCGACTACCGCTGCCTGGCCCCCATCATCGCGCTCGATAGCCAGGGGCAGGTTGCCGAGATCCGTATGGCGAACTTCCTGCGAGGGCCCTTCGACACCTCGGTCGAACAGATGCCCAGGCTCTACCGCGCCTACCGACGCTTCATCGCCCTGACCCGCGAACCCGCGTTTCGTCTCGTGCAGCGCCTGGAGCCCGGTCAGTTGTGGTGCTTCGACAACCGCCGCACCCTTCACGCCCGCAACGCCTTCGACCCGGCCACCGGGGCACGGCACTTCCAGGGCTGCTATGTGGATCGGGATGAATTGCTGTCGCGGATCCTGGTGCTGCAACGCTAG
- a CDS encoding L-serine ammonia-lyase produces the protein MAISVFDLFKIGIGPSSSHTVGPMRAAALFVEALRAGSLLEQVRRIEVQLFGSLSATGIGHGSDNAVIMGLMGEWPDAIDPSRIGPRIEQLRETETLLLDSRLPVPFIWSRDMRLLDENLPFHPNAMTLVAEGDNGELHRDTYYSVGGGFVVDQAQASSGVVDLDTTELPYDFSSAQELLDLCRRHNLRVAELMMANEKVWRSEEDIRSGLMKLWRAMQDCVEHGLKHEGILPGGLNVRRRAAKLHRSLQELNKPNVIGSTLSAMEWVNLYALAVNEENAAGGRMVTAPTNGAAGIIPAVLHYFMRFSEDVTDANVVDYFLGAAAVGILCKKNASISGAEVGCQGEVGSACAMAAAGLAEILGATPEQLCNAAEIGLEHNLGLTCDPVGGLVQVPCIERNAIAAVKAINAAQMALRGDGQHFISLDRVIRTMRDTGADMHDKYKETSRGGLAVSAVEC, from the coding sequence ATGGCAATCAGCGTATTCGACCTGTTCAAAATCGGTATCGGCCCGTCCAGTTCCCACACCGTGGGACCCATGCGCGCAGCGGCGCTCTTTGTCGAGGCGCTGCGGGCCGGGTCGCTGCTGGAACAGGTGCGTCGAATCGAGGTGCAGTTGTTTGGCTCACTGTCGGCCACCGGCATTGGCCATGGCAGCGACAACGCGGTGATCATGGGCCTGATGGGGGAGTGGCCGGATGCAATCGATCCGTCCCGGATCGGCCCGCGCATCGAACAACTGCGGGAAACCGAGACGCTGTTGCTGGACAGTCGTTTGCCCGTGCCTTTTATCTGGTCCCGGGACATGCGCCTGCTGGACGAAAACCTGCCATTCCACCCCAATGCCATGACCCTGGTGGCCGAGGGTGACAACGGTGAGCTGCACCGCGACACCTACTATTCGGTAGGCGGTGGCTTCGTCGTCGACCAGGCCCAGGCTTCCAGCGGCGTGGTGGACCTGGACACCACCGAGCTGCCTTACGATTTTTCCAGCGCCCAGGAGCTGCTGGACCTGTGCCGGCGCCACAACCTGCGGGTGGCCGAATTGATGATGGCCAACGAGAAGGTCTGGCGCTCGGAAGAAGACATTCGCAGTGGTCTGATGAAACTCTGGCGAGCCATGCAGGATTGCGTCGAGCACGGGCTCAAGCACGAAGGCATCCTGCCGGGCGGCTTGAATGTGCGCCGGCGGGCGGCCAAGTTGCACCGTAGCCTGCAGGAACTGAACAAGCCGAATGTCATCGGCTCGACCTTGAGCGCCATGGAGTGGGTCAACCTGTATGCCCTGGCGGTCAACGAGGAAAATGCCGCCGGCGGGCGCATGGTCACGGCGCCGACCAACGGCGCGGCGGGGATCATTCCGGCAGTGCTGCATTACTTCATGAGATTCAGCGAAGACGTCACCGACGCCAACGTGGTGGATTATTTCCTCGGGGCGGCGGCGGTGGGCATCCTGTGCAAGAAGAATGCGTCGATCTCCGGTGCCGAAGTCGGTTGCCAGGGCGAAGTGGGCTCCGCCTGCGCCATGGCGGCGGCGGGCCTGGCGGAGATCCTGGGGGCGACACCGGAGCAATTGTGCAACGCGGCGGAAATCGGCCTGGAGCACAACCTTGGCCTGACCTGCGACCCGGTGGGCGGCCTGGTGCAAGTGCCGTGCATCGAGCGCAACGCAATTGCCGCGGTGAAAGCCATCAATGCCGCGCAGATGGCCCTGCGCGGCGACGGCCAGCACTTCATCTCCCTCGACCGGGTGATTCGTACCATGCGCGATACCGGTGCCGACATGCATGACAAATATAAAGAGACATCGCGTGGCGGATTGGCGGTCAGTGCGGTGGAGTGCTGA
- a CDS encoding thioesterase family protein — protein MPTLTTYQTHIRPEWVDYNGHLRDAYYLLIFSYATDALMDLLGMDSQNRDTSGHSLFTLELHLNYLHEVKVDVDVEVRTQIIGHDAKRLHLYHSLHLAGGDKALAGNEQMLLHVDLAGPHSAPFTEPTLARLKALLDEQSELPLPAYIGRVIALPPAR, from the coding sequence ATGCCCACCCTCACCACTTACCAAACCCATATCCGTCCCGAGTGGGTCGATTACAACGGCCATCTGCGCGATGCCTATTACCTGTTGATTTTCAGCTACGCCACCGACGCGCTGATGGACCTGCTCGGCATGGACAGCCAGAACCGCGATACCAGCGGCCATTCGCTGTTCACCCTCGAACTGCACCTCAATTACCTGCACGAAGTGAAGGTGGATGTCGACGTGGAGGTGCGTACGCAGATCATCGGTCACGACGCCAAGCGTTTGCACCTCTATCACAGCCTGCATCTGGCCGGCGGGGACAAAGCGTTGGCGGGCAATGAGCAAATGCTGCTGCACGTCGACCTGGCCGGCCCGCATTCGGCCCCGTTCACAGAACCGACCCTGGCCAGGCTCAAGGCCTTGCTGGACGAGCAGTCCGAGCTGCCGCTCCCGGCCTACATCGGCCGAGTCATCGCCTTGCCACCCGCCCGCTAA
- a CDS encoding 3-keto-5-aminohexanoate cleavage protein: MNHDVIITCALTGAGDTTAKSPHVPVTPKQIAEAAVEAAKAGATVVHCHVRDPQTGKFSRDVALYREVMERIREADVDIIVNLTAGMGGDLEIGAGERPMEFGPNTDLVGPLTRLAHVEELLPEICTLDCGTLNFGDGDTIYVSTPAQLRAGAKRITELGVKAELEIFDTGHLWFAKQLIKEGLLDNPLFQLCLGIPWGAPADTTTMKAMVDNLPADAVWAGFGIGRMQMPMAAQAVLLGGNVRVGLEDNLWLDKGVLATNGQLVERASEILSRLGARVLTPAEGRKKMGLVQRG; this comes from the coding sequence ATGAACCATGACGTCATCATCACCTGCGCACTCACCGGTGCTGGCGACACGACCGCCAAGAGTCCCCACGTACCGGTCACCCCGAAACAGATCGCCGAGGCGGCTGTCGAGGCTGCCAAAGCCGGGGCCACGGTGGTGCACTGCCACGTCCGCGATCCACAGACCGGCAAGTTCAGCCGTGACGTGGCGCTGTATCGCGAGGTGATGGAGCGCATCCGCGAGGCGGACGTGGACATCATCGTCAACCTCACCGCCGGCATGGGCGGTGACCTGGAGATCGGTGCCGGCGAACGGCCGATGGAGTTCGGCCCCAATACCGACCTGGTGGGCCCGTTGACTCGCCTGGCCCACGTCGAGGAACTGCTGCCGGAAATCTGCACCCTGGATTGCGGCACCCTGAACTTCGGCGACGGCGACACCATTTACGTCTCCACCCCGGCGCAACTGCGGGCCGGGGCCAAGCGCATCACCGAACTGGGGGTCAAGGCCGAGCTGGAGATCTTCGACACCGGTCACCTGTGGTTCGCCAAGCAACTGATCAAGGAAGGCCTGCTGGACAACCCGCTGTTCCAGCTCTGCCTCGGTATCCCATGGGGTGCGCCGGCCGACACCACCACCATGAAAGCCATGGTCGACAACCTGCCGGCGGACGCGGTGTGGGCCGGCTTCGGCATCGGTCGCATGCAGATGCCGATGGCCGCCCAGGCGGTGCTGCTGGGGGGCAACGTACGGGTCGGGCTGGAAGACAATCTGTGGCTGGACAAAGGCGTGCTCGCCACCAATGGCCAACTGGTGGAACGCGCCAGCGAGATCCTCAGCCGCCTCGGCGCCCGGGTGCTCACGCCGGCGGAGGGCCGCAAGAAAATGGGTCTGGTCCAGCGCGGCTAA